A genomic window from Salmo salar chromosome ssa23, Ssal_v3.1, whole genome shotgun sequence includes:
- the LOC106584250 gene encoding uncharacterized protein, which produces MVNILVAHMIDNHGHRPTKAIREDYARGIVMLFPSLKNPYSKKGYEHFYDAASSTGYISWRLKTVQRKIRRGSALPPNSPIDFSPGGPNFQRTVNVVRQLDGDACQEAMSLLNHTTDNSLIFQKMRETFQHRQKLVNDPGRSVDILSSFPRFLDTKGLVDQNFTLLFDGDTSSRLLQKWDLFFKPNVIKEAKRLTSTPELRHLVQSAESPPGSDLDEPTTYDQEMASLLLLLHLLPPPPGGLKSPKISACDAVERLVVFHKVIILLT; this is translated from the exons ATGGTTAACATCCTGGTGGCTCACATGATTGACAATCATGG GCACCGCCCCACTAAAGCAATCAGAGAAGATTATGCGCGTGGGATAGTGATGTTGTTCCCTTCCCTCAAGAATCCATACTCCAAGAAGGGCTAT gAACACTTCTATGATGCTGCAAGCAGCACAGGATACATTTCTTGGCGTCTGAAAACAGTCCAGAGGAAGATTCGTCGAGGATCTGCACTGCCACCAAATAGCCCAATTGACTTTTCTCCAGGGGGCCCAAATTTCCAAAGGACTGTTAATGTTGTAAGGCAGCTTGATGGTGATGCTTGCCAGGAGGCCATGTCTTTGCTCAACCATACCACAGACAATTCCCTGATTTTCCAGAAGATGAGAGAGACCTTTCAGCACCGTCAGAAGCTCGTTAATGACCCAGGAAGAAGTGTTGATATCCTCTCCAGCTTCCCAAGATTCCTGGATACAAAAGGATTG GTGGACCAAAACTTCACTCTCCTATTTGATGGCGACACATCCTCCAGGCTTCTTCAGAAATGGGATTTGTTCTTCAAGCCAAATGTCATAAAAGAGGCTAAGCGGCTCACCTCAACACCAGAGTTGCGTCACTTGGTGCAGTCAGCAGAAAGTCCCCCAGGAAGTGATCTTGATGAGCCAACAA CCTACGACCAAGAAATGGCTTCCCTGTTGTTGCTGTTACATCTCCTTCCACCACCTCCAGGGGGACTGAAGTCTCCAAAAATTAGTGCATGTGATGCAGTTGAGAGACTTGTTGTCTTTCATAAGGTAATTATATTATTAACGTGA